The following are from one region of the Trichoderma breve strain T069 chromosome 5, whole genome shotgun sequence genome:
- a CDS encoding cytochrome c oxidase assembly protein: protein MPTFQNKTFRSSADAGKIGMKYRSLIGKHPFLTFGLPFIAVIVAGSFVLTPATAIRYEKHDRKVRQLTKDEELNVRRAGRKVDMKEEYYRLAGRDLDNWEQQRVKRLPGESDGIL from the exons ATGCCGACGTTCCAGAACAAGACATTCCGCTCGTCGGCCGACGCGGGCAAGATCGGCATGAAGTACCGCTCTCTCATAGGCAAACATCCGTTCCTCACCTTTGGGCTGCCCTTTATCGCCGTCATTGTGGCTGGCTCGTTTGTCCTCACGCCCGCGACGGCGATTCGATATGAGAAGCACGATCGCAAAGTGCGGCAGCTGACCAAGGACGAGGAGCTGAATGTAAGGAGGGCGGGACGGAAGGTGGACATGAAGGAGGAATACTAT AGACTTGCTGGGCGGGATCTGGACAAttgggagcagcagcgcgTCAAGAGGCTGCCCGGAGAGAGCGACGGAATCCTGTAA
- a CDS encoding FHA domain-containing protein — protein MTAVANPPTFPQISRPPWGTINGNNQMNSEDVRGMFMTRKSSLSRSSSSSSIASNASNTTVATNGSHSNATSLSSASDLSQWSNGSANRKRPQPKNPWPTGKENVQPDFSRLPQGRPNGMVPPHGAMQQGGPGQPQMGPQGMMRPMGPNEQQFPPGQPMLYLLSLNGTFERKTIAVPFAPDSIRIGRQTNQKTVPTATNGFFDSKVLSRQHAEIFAERNGKIYIRDVKSSNGTFVNGTRLSQENRESEPHELQTADHLELGIDIVSEDQKTVVHHKVAAKIEHAGFLNTSNNVLDMNFGDLDPANNAMMIPAGAMQMRGRAGSNMSMGNNGRMLVNGGTMNGHMNGMAQQRPFFLTPIATDQILKRLSNEMRSAKLQAQDLNRTNQFINTLLSKDDLKDVEKSEAPEQKPQTMINGNSLSFRSDPKARFSDPPAPPPQQPLPEKPDVPSLKRGSLERPKSDSANSSPIRQENLSQIIQLTEALNNAKRDIDTQTARMRELEMMLQKEREARELAEELARRLEESANNTQVNGVESHEEPGETQESTRDVNDADETMTVLAESEETSQADKVAQETAAALQSRIDTMDEQMRELRTQMEQWRNRCEAAEAERDSGRKTLEEMVIQLREEEAKRVAAEERRRSRSRTLRSERDGEAKDAVASATSEVAKLALKQERSLTNSSQDSTDIPNLSRANTITPQTSPRGGPLNSQHLRAGIPYASMIGVVLLGMGLMAYMNGWQSSPSQAVER, from the exons ATGACTGCCGTCGCAAATCCTCCAACGTTTCCACAGATCTCCCGGCCGCCATGGGGCACTATTAATGGCAACAACCAGATGAATTCAGAGGATGTCAGAGGCATGTTCATGACCCGCAAGAGTAGTCTCTCGCGAAGcagctcatcctcctccatcgCCTCAAACGCCTCCAATACGACTGTTGCGACGAATGGCTCCCACTCCAATGCAACTTCGCTGTCATCAGCTTCAGATTTAAGTCAGTGGTCGAATGGCAGCGCAAACAGAAAGAGGCCTCAACCAAAGAACCCTTGGCCGACTGGTAAAGAAAACGTGCAGCCCGACTTTTCGAGGCTTCCTCAAGGAAGACCTAACGGCATGGTGCCGCCCCACGGCGCCATGCAACAAGGCGGACCGGGACAGCCTCAAATGGGGCCCCAGGGAATGATGCGACCCATGGGGCCCAACGAGCAGCAGTTTCCCCCCGGCCAGCCTATGCTCTATCTACTGTCTTTAAACGGCACCTTTGAGCGCAAGACCATCGCAGTACCATTTGCTCCCGATTCCATACGAATCGGACGGCAGACGAACCAAAAGACGGTGCCAACTGCCACGAATGGCTTCTTCGATAGTAAAGTGCTATCGCGGCAGCACGCTGAAATTTTTGCCGAACGAAACGGCAAAATCTACATTCGAGATGTAAAATCATCAAACGGCACTTTTGTCAACGGCACCCGGTTGTCTCAGGAAAATCGAGAATCTGAGCCCCACGAACTCCAGACTGCCGATCACCTGGAGCTCGGTATCGACATTGTCAGTGAAGACCAAAAGACCGTCGTTCACCACAAGGTTGCCGCGAAAATCGAGCACGCCGGGTTTTTGAATACGTCGAATAACGTTTTGGATATGAACTTTGGAGACCTGGACCCCGCCAACAATGCGATGATGATTCCCGCAGGGGCCATGCAGATGCGAGGCCGCGCTGGAAGTAATATGTCCATGGGCAACAACGGTCGTATGCTTGTTAATGGCGGTACCATGAATGGCCATATGAATGGAATGGCGCAGCAGCGTCCTTTTTTCCTAACACCCATCGCTACGGATCAGATTCTGAAGCGTCTTTCT AATGAAATGAGAAGCGCCAAACTCCAGGCTCAAGATTTAAATCGCACTAACCAGTTCATCAACACCCTGCTATCGAAAGATGACCTCAAGGACGTCGAAAAATCCGAAGCCCCCGAACAAAAACCCCAGACTATGATCAACGGCAATAGTCTGTCTTTTAGATCAGATCCGAAAGCGCGCTTCTCAGACCCTCCTGCACCTCCACCCCAGCAGCCTCTTCCTGAAAAGCCAGACGTGCCCTCTCTCAAACGAGGCTCCTTGGAGAGACCAAAGTCGGACTCGGCAAACTCATCTCCGATCCGCCAGGAAAACCTGAGCCAAATCATTCAGCTCACTGAAGCACTCAATAATGCGAAGCGAGATATTGATACCCAGACGGCGCGCATGCGCGAGCTAGAAATGATGCTTCAGAAGGAGCGGGAAGCGCGCGAGTTGGCAGAGGAGCTGGCCAGGCGACTAGAAGAGTCAGCCAACAATACCCAGGTCAACGGTGTTGAATCCCACGAAGAGCCGGGTGAAACTCAGGAATCAACACGGGATGTGAATGATGCAGATGAGACGATGACGGTGTTGGCGGAGTCGGAAGAGACATCACAGGCCGACAAGGTTGCCCAGGAGACCGCAGCAGCACTACAATCTCGCATCGACACCATGGATGAGCAGATGCGGGAGCTGCGAACCCAGATGGAGCAGTGGAGGAACCGATGCGAGGCTGCCGAAGCAGAGCGGGATTCCGGCAGGAAGACTCTTGAAGAAATGGTTATCCAGCttcgggaggaggaggccaagcggGTTGCGGCCGAGGAACGACGACGATCTCGTTCAAGAACACTCCGCAGTGAGCGAGACGGAGAAGCAAAGGATGCCGTTGCGTCTGCCACTTCTGAAGTTGCCAAACTGGCACTTAAGCAGGAAAGATCTCTGACGAATTCCAGCCAGGATTCGACAGATATCCCAAATCTATCGAGGGCCAATACGATTACTCCTCAAACCTCACCAAGAGGAGGCCCTCTCAACAGCCAGCACCTGCGAGCTGGCATTCCCTACGCCTCCATGATTGGCGTGGTGCTGCTTGGCATGGGGTTGATGGCATACATGAATGGATGGCAATCATCCCCTTCCCAGGCTGTTGAACGATAA